In the Arachis ipaensis cultivar K30076 chromosome B04, Araip1.1, whole genome shotgun sequence genome, TCGAAATATCAACAACTTTATTATTAACTAATCAACAAGAACTATAGAAACAAGCACAAGATTTTCGAGTAACTTACTGACAGATCTGAGATATTGGTTTCTATTGCAAAGCTTTCAAATGAAGACATATCCGAGCCTGGCACCTCAATTTGGGAAAAATTTGTAAAAGAGCAAAGCAAAacaaaggataaaaagaagagatacTGCTTAAAGCCATTAAAACGATACCGTTTCAACTGCTGATGAGACGAGTAACCTTCGAAAAATAGAGTATGGGTTCGTATTGTTCTTTACTGCTTCAGTTGACGCTATTCATTTAACGCGGTTTTTCTACTAGTTGATGACTTGATGTCACTTGGAGCTAAGTTTTTTCCTATAAATAGGTTTTTTCCCCGCATATGTGAAACTGAAAACCTTCCTTTACTTTTAGCCTTTTAGGCATTGTAGCAATGACCTATTTTCTATCGTTTAACGCGATTTTTCTACTAGTAGTTATTTTCTCGAAATATCAACTAATTTATTATTAACGAATCAACTGGAACTATAGAAATAAGCACAAGATTTTCGGGTAACTTACTGGCAGATCTAAGAGATTGGTTCCTGTTGTTAAACTTTCAAAGGAAGACATATCCGAGCCTGGCTCCTCAATTTGGGGAAAATTTGTAAAAGAGCAAAGCAAAACAAATGGAAAAAAGAAGAGATACTGCTTAAAGTCACGCTAGGCAGCCGATTAAAATGACACCGTTTCAACTGCTGATGAGATGAGTAACCTTCAAAAAATAGAATATGGGTTCGTATTGTTCTTTACTGTTTCAGTTGACGCTATTTTCTTAAGTGATTTTTCTATTAGTTGATGACTTGATGTGACCTAGAActaatttttttctataaatagaTTTTAATGAGATTTTTTTACAAGTTGGTGTCATATGGAACTAAATTTTTTCTCATAAATAGATTTTTTGCCCTGCATATCTGAAACTAAAAACCTTCCTTTACTTTTAGACATTGTAGCAATGACCTATTTTTTATAGTTTAATGCTGTTTTTCTACTAgtaattaactaattttttttttaaaagaaaaagataaccAGATCATTGCTCATCGTTGCGCTGTCATTTCCAGCTCCACTCTCTCCTTCTCTGTGCTCGTATTCtctgaaacaaagaaaaaggaaagaaatgtGGGTGTTTATAAATGACTAAATTAGTGATAAACTGTAAAAGGCAAGGGTGTGATTGCTTCTTGTTTCCTTCTTGCTTTGACCCATTTTTTTCAACTTATTGTGTATCAAGAAATGTAGTTACATTAATCACAAACTATAGAAGGGGATAAAGAACCCACAAATGAATGAAAATTAGACTAATGTAATAAGGTTTACTCATGTATCTCTTGTGAAGATGGATAATCGGATAATTAAATTGCACTCTCCAAGTGGCTCCTTCTTCATGGCATTTTTTTCAGTTAATTTAATTTCACTGGGGACATCTTGAAAATAAATTAGATGTTATATTGTGCATATGCATTCCATGATAATGATGTCTTCCTAGTCTCTTGGTCTATTTCTAGACTAAAGTTTGATGATCCAAACAAAAGGCATTTAAGGTTTGGGGCATGTCAAAATTCTTAAAAACTCAAATATCAACCATTTCTTATACCGTAGCCAGAGACACATTCATCGTAAACCAGTTATAAGTCCATTGCAAAAATATTCAAACTACAGGTTGTGGATAGGAAGATATTCTATAAGCTATTACATGATCGGACGGTCCGATTCGAAACATTGCTAAAACAAGAGAGATCAATGAGTTATTCAGGCATTCATAGCCCCTATTATGGAATCCCCATTCACCCTTATTCCTTGGAATTCCAGTCCTCTTCTTCTTGCATATAGCCAGGATAGAAAAACTATCAGCAGTACCATTGAACCACCAATTAGGGAGATGCCAAGGCCCCCTAAGGTAGAAAACCATATGAGGGGCATCTTGTACGACCTTCCTAAGTTTACAGCAATGCCAGCTGCTTTATGTGCTAGTTCAGCAAAATAATACAATGGCATTAATATGCAGAGGAGTAGAAGAACACATTGTATTCCAGGGTAAACTCGGAATAGGAGCACAAAATTCAGAGCTAAACTCAAAAGAATCATGCTGATATGTACCATCGGTGGAAGGGACATACTAAAAGCTTCCCGAAAGCTCAGTAAGTTCCTCTTCTCAAATGTAAAAGAGTTCACCGATGCCAACTGATGAATTACGACACCATTAGTGCCTAGAAACAGAAACCCGCGAGTTATCTCATTGACTGCCGTCACCATTGACCATGTCTCCAACAGAAATAACATGAAGGAAGAAAGGGATTCATAACATGGAGAACagcaaagaggaaaaagaagaagagcaaTGTATGGTACTGCAGTTCCCAAGGCTTGAAAATATCGCTGCAGCAACTCAATCCCCCGCTCCGGCTCCCGCAGCTCCCGCAGCCGCTCCCGCGCCCGCTCCCACTGCTCCCGCTCCCGCTCCCACTGCTGCAGCAAGTTATCTCATTCACCATTGACCATGTCTCCAACAGAAATAACATGAAGGAAGAAAGGGATTCATAACATGGAGAACagcaaagaggaaaaagaggaaaaagaaggtaTGGTACTGCAGTTCCCAAGGCTTGAAAATATCGCTGCAGCAACTCAATCCCCCGCTCCGGCTCCCGCAGCTCCCGCAGCCGCTCCCGCGCCCGCTCCCACTGCTCCCGCTCCCGCTCCCACTGCTGCAGCANNNNNNNNNNNNNNNNNNNNNNNNNNNNNNNNNNNNNNNNNNNNNNNNNNNNNNNNNNNNNNNNNNNNNNNNNNNNNNNNNNNNNNNNNNNNNNNNNNNNNNNNNNNNNNNNNNNNNNNNNNNNNNNNNNNNNNNNNNNNNNNNNNNNNNNNNNNNNNNNNNNNNNNNNNNNNNNNNNNNNNNNNNNNNNNNNNNNNNNNNNNNNNNNNNNNNNNNNNNNNNNNNNNNNNNNNNNNNNNNNNNNNNNNNNNNNNNNNNNNNNNNNNNNNNNNNNNNNNNNNNNNNNNNNNNNNNNNNNNNNNNNNNNNNNNNNNNNNNNNNNNNNNNNNNNNNNNNNNNNNNNNNNNNNNNNNNNNNNNNNNNNNNNNNNNNNNNNNNNNNNNNNNNNNNNNNNNNNNNNNNNNNNNNNNNNNNNNNNNNNNNNNNNNNNNNNNNNNNNNNNNNNNNNNNNNNNNNNNNNNNNNNNNNNNNNNNNNNNNNNNNNNNNNNNNNNNNNNNNNNNNNNNNNNNNNNNNNNNNNNNNNNNNNNNNNNNNNNNNNNNNNNNNNNNNNNNNNNNNNNNNNNNNNNNNNNNNNNNNNNNNNNNNNNNNNNNNNNNNNNNNNNNNNNNNNNNNNNNNNNNNNNNNNNNNNNNNNNNNNNNNNNNNNNNNNNNNNNNNNNNNNNNNNNNNNNNNNNNNNNNNNNNNNNNNNNNNNNNNNNNNNNNNNNNNNNNNNNNNNNNNNNNNNNNNNNNNNNNNNNNNNNNNNNNNNNNNNNNNNNNNNNNNNNNNNNNNNNNNNNNNNNNNNNNNNNNNNNNNNNNNNNNNNNNNNNNNNNNNNNNNNNNNNNNNNNNNNNNNNNNNNNNNNNNNNNNNNNNNNNNNNNNNNNNNNNNNNNNNNNNNNNNNNNNNNNNNNNNNNNNNNNNNNNNNNNNNNNNNNNNNNNNNNNNNNNNNNNNNNNNNNNNNNNNNNNNNNNNNNNNNNNNNNNNNNNNNNNNNNNNNNNNNNNNNNNNNNNNNNNNNNNNNNNNNNNNNNNNNNNNNNNNNNNNNNNNNNNNNNNNNNNNNNNNNNNNNNNNNNNNNNNNNNNNNNNNNNNNNNNNNNNNNNNNNNNNNNNNNNNNNNNNNNNNNNNNNNNNNNNNNNNNNNNNNNNNNNNNNNNNNNNNNNNNNNNNNNNNNNNNNNNNNNNNNNNNNNNNNNNNNNNNNNNNNNNNNNNNNNNNNNNNNNNNNNNNNNNNNNNNNNNNNNNNNNNNNNNNNNNNNNNNNNNNNNNNNNNNNNNNNNNNNNNNNNNNNNNNNNNNNNNNNNNNNNNNNNNNNNNNNNNNNNNNNNNNNNNNNNNNNNNNNNNNNNNNNNNNNNNNNNNNNNNNNNNNNNNNNNNNNNNNNNNNNNNNNNNNNNNNNNNNNNNNNNNNNNNNNNNNNNNNNNNNNNNNNNNNNNNNNNNNNNNNNNNNNNNNNNNNNNNNNNNNNNNNNNNNNNNNNNNNNNNNNNNNNNNNNNNNNNNNNNNNNNNNNNNNNNNNNNNNNNNNNNNNNNNNNNNNNNNNNNNNNNNNNNNNNNNNNNNNNNNNNNNNNNNNNNNNNNNNNNNNNNNNNNNNNNNNNNNNNNNNNNNNNNNNNNNNNNNNNNNNNNNNNNNNNNNNNNNNNNNNNNNNNNNNNNNNNNNNNNNNNNNNNNNNNNNNNNNNNNNNNNNNNNNNNNNNNNNNNNNNNNNNNNNNNNNNNNNNNNNNNNNNNNNNNNNNNNNNNNNNNNNNNNNNNNNNNNNNNNNNNNNNNNNNNNNNNNNNNNNNNNNNNNNNNNNNNNNNNNNNNNNNNNNNNNNNNNNNNNNNNNNNNNNNNNNNNNNNNNNNNNNNNNNNNNNNNNNNNNNNNNNNNNNNNNNNNNNNNNNNNNNNNNNNNNNNNNNNNNNNNNNNNNNNNNNNNNNNNNNNNNNNNNNNNNNNNNNNNNNNNNNNNNNNNNNNNNNNNNNNNNNNNNNNNNNNNNNNNNNNNNNNNNNNNNNNNNNNNNNNNNNNNNNNNNNNNNNNNNNNNNNNNNNNNNNNNNNNNNNNNNNNNNNNNNNNNNNNNNNNNNNNNNNNNNNNNNNNNNNNNNNNNNNNNNNNNNNNNNNNNNNNNNNNNNNNNNNNNNNNNNNNNNNNNNNNNNNNNNNNNNNNNNNNNNNNNNNNNNNNNNNNNNNNNNNNNNNNNNNNNNNNNNNNNNNNNNNNNNNNNNNNNNNNNNNNNNNNNNNNNNNNNNNNNNNNNNNNNNNNNNNNNNNNNNNNNNNNNNNNNNNNNNNNNNNNNNNNNNNNNNNNNNNNNNNNNNNNNNNNNNNNNNNNNNNNNNNNNNNNNNNNNNNNNNNNNNNNNNNNNNNNNNNNNNNNNNNNNNNNNNNNNNNNNNNNNNNNNNNNNNNNNNNNNNNNNNNNNNNNNNNNNNNNNNNNNNNNNNNNNNNNNNNNNNNNNNNNNNNNNNNNNNNNNNNNNNNNNNNNNNNNNNNNNNNNNNNNNNNNNNNNNNNNNNNNNNNNNNNNNNNNNNNNNNNNNNNNNNNNNNNNNNNNNNNNNNNNNNNNNNNNNNNNNNNNNNNNNNNNNNNNNNNNNNNNNNNNNNNNNNNNNNNNNNNNNNNNNNNNNNNNNNNNNNNNNNNNNNNNNNNNNNNNNNNNNNNNNNNNNNNNNNNNNNNNNNNNNNNNNNNNNNNNNNNNNNNNNNNNNNNNNNNNNNNNNNNNNNNNNNNNNNNNNNNNNNNNNNNNNNNNNNNNNNNNNNNNNNNNNNNNNNNNNNNNNNNNNNNNNNNNNNNNNNNNNNNNNNNNNNNNNNNNNNNNNNNNNNNNNNNNNNNNNNNNNNNNNNNNNNNNNNNNNNNNNNNNNNNNNNNNNNNNNNNNNNNNNNNNNNNNNNNNNNNNNNNNNNNNNNNNNNNNNNNNNNNNNNNNNNNNNNNNNNNNNNNNNNNNNNNNNNNNNNNNNNNNNNNNNNNNNNNNNNNNNNNNNNNNNNNNNNNNNNNNNNNNNNNNNNNNNNNNNNNNNNNNNNNNNNNNNNNNNNNNNNNNNNNNNNNNNNNNNNNNNNNNNNNNNNNNNNNNNNNNNNNNNNNNNNNNNNNNNNNNNNNNNNNNNNNNNNNNNNNNNNNNNNNNNNNNNNNNNNNNNNNNNNNNNNNNNNNNNNNNNNNNNNNNNNNNNNNNNNNNNNNNNNNNNNNNNNNNNNNNNNNNNNNNNNNNNNNNNNNNNNNNNNNNNNNNNNNNNNNNNNNNNNNNNNNNNNNNNNNNNNNNNNNNNNNNNNNNNNNNNNNNNNNNNNNNNNNNNNNNNNNNNNNNNNNNNNNNNNNNNNNNNNNNNNNNNNNNNNNNNNNNNNNNNNNNNNNNNNNNNNNNNNNNNNNNNNNNNNNNNNNNNNNNNNNNNNNNNNNNNNNNNNNNNNNNNNNNNNNNNNNNNNNNNNNNNNNNNNNNNNNNNNNNNNNNNNNNNNNNNNNNNNNNNNNNNNNNNNNNNNNNNNNNNNNNNNNNNNNNNNNNNNNNNNNNNNNNNNNNNNNNNNNNNNNNNNNNNNNNNNNNNNNNNNNNNNNNNNNNNNNNNNNNNNNNNNNNNNNNNNNNNNNNNNNNNNNNNNNNNNNNNNNNNNNNNNNNNNNNNNNNNNNNNNNNNNNNNNNNNNNNNNNNNNNNNNNNNNNNNNNNNNNNNNNNNNNNNNNNNNNNNNNNNNNNNNNNNNNNNNNNNNNNNNNNNNNNNNNNNNNNNNNNNNNNNNNNNNNNNNNNNNNNNNNNNNNNNNNNNNNNNNNNNNNNN is a window encoding:
- the LOC107635164 gene encoding uncharacterized protein LOC107635164 yields the protein MLFLLETWSMVTAVNEITRGFLFLGTNGVVIHQLASVNSFTFEKRNLLSFREAFSMSLPPMVHISMILLSLALNFVLLFRVYPGIQCVLLLLCILMPLYYFAELAHKAAGIAVNLGRSYKMPLIWFSTLGGLGISLIGGSMVLLIVFLSWLYARRRGLEFQGIRVNGDSIIGAMNA